The Nocardia arthritidis genome has a window encoding:
- a CDS encoding helix-turn-helix transcriptional regulator: MSQDTVAIGKNAYSDTFTATPREYLFVGYLSDSDLRRFALFTTTLEQITRPDSELDELHVLVLEAMRALLPCDVLSYNKIVTGGPNTILIQPDDVMGPVEQEIFEALLPTHPIINHIRATGDTTAIRFSDVIRSAELARNPLYTEFFCRLGLHYQLAFSTDFGDGIVVGIAANRCGSDFSDTDRVLADLARGQLVHVHRAADLRAKLEAVPDNSHSRARLGLTPREHQVLELVADGCTNMTIARRLDISRRTVDKHLDHIRAKLAVPNRTAAALAAFPTRIRESE; this comes from the coding sequence ATGAGTCAGGACACGGTCGCTATCGGCAAAAATGCGTATTCCGATACGTTCACCGCAACCCCGCGCGAATACTTGTTCGTGGGGTATTTATCCGATTCAGATCTGCGTCGCTTCGCGTTGTTCACGACCACACTGGAGCAGATCACTCGTCCAGACTCCGAGCTCGATGAGCTGCACGTTCTCGTCCTCGAAGCGATGCGGGCGTTGCTGCCTTGCGACGTACTCAGTTACAACAAGATCGTCACCGGCGGTCCGAACACGATCCTGATCCAGCCGGATGATGTGATGGGACCGGTAGAGCAGGAGATATTCGAAGCCCTCTTACCGACCCATCCGATCATCAACCACATTCGCGCCACCGGTGACACCACGGCAATTCGCTTCAGCGATGTCATCCGCTCCGCCGAACTCGCCCGCAACCCGCTTTACACCGAGTTCTTCTGCAGGCTCGGTTTGCACTACCAGTTGGCTTTCAGTACCGATTTCGGCGACGGAATCGTTGTCGGGATAGCCGCGAACCGATGCGGCTCGGACTTCTCCGACACCGACCGCGTGCTGGCCGATCTCGCCCGCGGCCAACTAGTGCACGTGCACCGCGCGGCCGACCTGCGGGCAAAACTCGAGGCTGTCCCGGACAACTCGCACAGTCGGGCTCGCCTCGGCCTCACCCCTCGCGAGCATCAGGTGCTGGAACTCGTGGCCGATGGCTGCACCAACATGACGATCGCTCGACGGCTCGACATTTCCCGCCGTACCGTCGATAAGCACCTGGACCACATCCGCGCAAAACTCGCGGTGCCCAACCGGACAGCCGCCGCCCTTGCCGCCTTCCCCACTCGGATACGGGAATCGGAGTAG
- the gntA gene encoding guanitoxin biosynthesis heme-dependent pre-guanitoxin N-hydroxylase GntA, with protein sequence MESATKAQARAELDEFIQSKPFSCLGARAALKRDTITHGHYRELGDAESAREHHRDLAEYARGLPGTLSDKSFKTFVATFDAPGLLDEPEFERLLWQHLQLVHDIDIQEHTPDTRFSSDPAEATFGFPTAGHAFFVVGLHPGSSRASRRFTRIAAAFNSNVQFVLMGETFDRMQEKIRGREVTNNGSVNPSFTTYEYTQPARHFSGRFTEQDWKCPFEPRG encoded by the coding sequence ATGGAATCTGCGACCAAAGCCCAGGCCCGTGCCGAACTGGACGAGTTCATTCAAAGTAAGCCGTTCAGCTGTCTCGGCGCACGAGCGGCGCTCAAGCGCGACACGATAACGCACGGGCATTATCGGGAACTCGGCGACGCGGAATCGGCCCGGGAACACCACCGCGATCTCGCAGAATACGCGCGCGGGCTGCCCGGCACGCTGTCCGACAAGAGCTTCAAGACATTCGTGGCGACCTTCGACGCACCCGGTCTGCTGGACGAACCGGAGTTCGAGCGACTGCTATGGCAGCATCTGCAGCTCGTCCACGATATCGATATCCAGGAACACACCCCGGACACGCGATTCTCCAGCGATCCCGCCGAGGCCACCTTCGGATTCCCGACGGCCGGGCACGCATTTTTCGTCGTCGGCCTGCATCCGGGTTCGTCGCGGGCCAGCAGGCGTTTCACCAGAATCGCGGCCGCGTTCAATTCGAATGTTCAGTTCGTCCTGATGGGCGAAACATTCGACCGTATGCAGGAGAAGATCCGGGGCCGGGAAGTGACCAACAACGGTTCGGTCAACCCGAGCTTCACCACCTACGAGTACACGCAACCCGCACGGCATTTCTCGGGTCGGTTCACCGAACAGGACTGGAAATGCCCGTTCGAGCCGCGCGGCTGA
- a CDS encoding thioesterase II family protein, with protein sequence MRDEPTVDSWVRRYHPAPAAEVRLACLPHAGGSASFYFPMSKALGPAVEVLAVQYPGRQDRRKEACIEDIAELADLVAERLRPWAADRPLAIFGHSMGATLGFEIAQRFQHAGAPPPMLFVSGRRAPSRHRAETVHLRDDDGLLAEIRALSGTDRQLLDDDELLRAMLPAIRADYRAIERYRYQPRPPLSVPIHALVGTSDPRVDIEDARAWREHTTGEFDLHTFPGGHFYLNGAAAQVIDLVAAELSTLSRTARPC encoded by the coding sequence ATGCGGGATGAGCCGACCGTTGATTCGTGGGTGCGCCGGTATCATCCGGCGCCCGCCGCCGAGGTGCGGCTCGCCTGTCTGCCGCATGCCGGTGGCTCGGCGAGTTTCTATTTCCCGATGTCCAAGGCATTGGGGCCGGCGGTCGAGGTGTTGGCGGTGCAATATCCGGGTCGCCAGGATCGGCGGAAAGAAGCCTGCATCGAAGACATAGCCGAATTGGCCGATCTCGTCGCCGAACGGTTACGGCCGTGGGCGGCGGACCGGCCGCTGGCGATATTCGGGCACAGCATGGGGGCGACGCTGGGCTTCGAGATCGCGCAGCGATTCCAGCACGCGGGCGCGCCGCCGCCGATGCTGTTCGTTTCCGGGCGGCGGGCGCCGTCGCGGCACCGGGCGGAGACCGTCCACCTGCGCGACGACGACGGCCTGCTGGCCGAGATCCGCGCGCTCAGCGGCACCGACCGGCAACTGCTCGACGACGACGAACTGCTGCGCGCCATGCTGCCCGCCATCCGCGCCGACTACCGGGCCATCGAGCGGTATCGCTACCAACCGCGGCCGCCGCTGTCCGTCCCGATTCACGCGCTGGTCGGTACCAGCGATCCCCGGGTCGATATCGAAGATGCCCGTGCCTGGCGGGAACACACCACGGGCGAATTCGACCTGCACACCTTTCCAGGTGGCCACTTCTATCTGAACGGGGCGGCGGCGCAGGTCATCGACTTGGTGGCCGCCGAGCTGTCCACACTTTCCCGCACCGCGCGACCCTGCTGA
- a CDS encoding DUF5988 family protein gives MSRARCNSIRNFHRLPSRKSRIMGQYCESAEYGAMSQKGWETMQPTKVMLVGGPAKFPDRERIREVEDPTDKIKVQFGGGYEHFVNSGEFAAHEIGSLPVFKWCGRTKFAE, from the coding sequence ATGTCTCGCGCGCGATGTAATTCTATCCGGAATTTTCATCGTTTACCGTCGCGTAAATCGAGAATTATGGGACAATACTGTGAGAGCGCGGAATATGGCGCGATGTCACAGAAGGGGTGGGAGACTATGCAACCCACAAAAGTCATGTTGGTAGGCGGACCTGCGAAATTCCCCGACCGGGAGCGAATCCGAGAGGTCGAAGATCCGACGGACAAGATCAAAGTCCAGTTCGGCGGTGGGTACGAGCATTTCGTGAACAGTGGCGAATTCGCCGCGCACGAAATCGGTTCATTACCCGTGTTCAAATGGTGTGGCCGTACCAAGTTCGCGGAGTAG
- a CDS encoding long-chain-fatty-acid--CoA ligase translates to MFISVAAILADSAARRPDHPAVIFEGARVTYGELWDQARRYAAALRDRGIQPGDRVALLLPNSPRFPMIYFGALAAGAVLVPVHGLSSGDDIEYVLRDAAVRLLICDAAMLDAGSTGARLAGVELLTTGESADTGHPRLDVLARDARPIPDYLPRRPDDLALVLYTSGTTGRPKGAMITQLNVVMNVSTTMLAPFDFDEDDVLLGCLPLFHTFGQICGMNTCFRAGATMVLMPKFEAGPALELMVTERCTVFMGVPTMYYTLLEAVTTGVPVPRLDRAFSGGAALPVAVLDAFQQTFGCPVYEGYGLTEASPVVAYNQRSWPVKPGTVGRPIWGVQVEIAEAEVADRIELVPAGVVGEIVIRGHNIMAGYLNRPSATAEVLVDGWFRSGDLGVKDADGYLSIVDRKKDMLVRGGYNVYPREVEEVLVRHPAVGQVAVIGVPDDRLGEEVCAVVCCARGRLPDEELAEQIVSWSRARLAGHKYPRLVKFVDAFPMGPSGKVLKRELVNLFARPVHSR, encoded by the coding sequence ATGTTCATTTCGGTCGCTGCCATACTCGCCGATTCGGCCGCCCGGCGCCCCGATCACCCCGCGGTGATCTTCGAGGGCGCCCGGGTCACCTACGGTGAGCTCTGGGACCAGGCGCGCCGGTATGCCGCGGCGTTGCGGGACCGCGGTATCCAACCGGGTGACCGGGTCGCGTTGCTGCTGCCGAATTCGCCGCGGTTCCCGATGATCTACTTCGGGGCGTTGGCCGCCGGGGCGGTGCTGGTACCGGTGCACGGGCTGTCCAGCGGCGACGATATCGAGTACGTGCTCCGCGACGCGGCGGTCCGACTCCTGATCTGCGATGCGGCGATGCTCGACGCCGGGTCGACAGGCGCGCGGCTCGCCGGGGTCGAGCTGTTGACCACGGGCGAATCCGCGGACACCGGCCACCCGCGGCTGGACGTACTCGCCCGCGACGCGCGACCCATACCGGACTACCTACCGCGCCGCCCGGACGATCTGGCGCTCGTGCTGTACACCTCGGGCACCACCGGGCGGCCGAAGGGCGCGATGATCACCCAGCTCAATGTGGTGATGAACGTCAGCACCACCATGCTCGCGCCATTCGATTTCGACGAGGACGATGTGCTGCTCGGCTGCCTGCCGCTGTTCCACACGTTCGGCCAGATCTGCGGCATGAACACCTGTTTCCGGGCCGGCGCGACCATGGTGCTGATGCCGAAATTCGAGGCGGGGCCCGCGTTGGAGCTCATGGTCACCGAGCGGTGCACGGTCTTCATGGGCGTGCCGACGATGTACTACACCCTGCTCGAGGCGGTGACGACCGGTGTGCCGGTGCCCCGGCTCGACCGCGCCTTCTCCGGCGGCGCCGCACTTCCGGTGGCCGTATTGGACGCGTTCCAGCAAACCTTCGGCTGTCCCGTCTATGAGGGTTACGGCCTCACCGAGGCATCGCCGGTGGTCGCGTACAACCAGCGGTCCTGGCCGGTGAAACCCGGTACCGTCGGTCGGCCGATCTGGGGTGTGCAGGTGGAAATCGCCGAGGCCGAGGTGGCCGACCGGATCGAGCTGGTGCCGGCCGGGGTGGTGGGCGAGATCGTGATCCGCGGTCACAACATCATGGCCGGTTATCTGAATCGTCCGTCCGCGACCGCCGAGGTGCTGGTCGACGGTTGGTTCCGCTCGGGTGACCTCGGCGTCAAGGATGCCGACGGTTATCTGTCGATCGTCGATCGCAAGAAGGACATGCTGGTGCGCGGCGGATACAACGTCTATCCGCGCGAGGTCGAAGAGGTGCTGGTCCGCCATCCCGCGGTGGGGCAGGTCGCGGTGATCGGCGTCCCCGACGACCGGCTCGGCGAGGAGGTCTGCGCCGTGGTGTGCTGCGCGCGCGGCCGGCTGCCTGATGAGGAACTGGCCGAGCAGATCGTGTCGTGGAGCCGGGCCCGGCTGGCCGGTCACAAATATCCGCGCCTGGTGAAATTCGTCGACGCTTTTCCGATGGGCCCGAGCGGGAAGGTGCTCAAACGTGAACTCGTCAACCTTTTCGCTCGACCCGTCCACTCGAGGTGA
- a CDS encoding phage tail tip lysozyme: protein MDPALRQLIEFGGPDDEVSVLVRLGGGAALPEAVRVVSRFGPIATVRLPRIAVAELRAHPDVLSVKAPRLYRPDVFTDSAGIADLAVLDTDGRRPSDPVVSGRGVVVGVVDWGLDFTHPAFRTSDGRTRLLALWNQQPGPDPSAPNRFGYGRIHTAAEIDAALTSPDPVATLGYDPALSDLGIGAHGTATTSIAAGSPCGGISGVAPTAALVFVHLSTWGPDGPQDLGDSVALVEAIDFIQRVAGERPWVINLSMGRHGGPHDGSTLVEQALDAAVLAGPGRMVVQSCGNYFQTSTHVEGQLLAGSEARIPLCTNASSVAHEVDLWYSGLDRITVGLCAPQDEPRIFTRPGDSDTLTIDGADMARIAHRTGDPNNARNEVLIRLEPDAPDGVWHIVLRGIDVVDGRYHAWAEREPIRRDQLHFPVDIAAVTTTTGSICNGLRTLTVGAYDQHSPGWPATDFSSSGPTVDGRHKPDLLAPGRDVLVARSRSSSEIPGEPALFTRMSGTSMAAPHVTGAVACLLEQFGGSAPAGQLRRHLLTSCRPYGADDTLRAGNGYLDLATALTDSDLVQSPTAEKPMEELDALDPSVASDAAPAPPPDTSAVAEPVASPPDTPAGAEPEPAKSVAGPTPPPDEPIAEPPLPPPRRRWPSGPPDGGGSRATAQPARLPNPDAVLRALKTTPQELFNAFVLKLDPFTAIELNRYLECVADSRRRITTLRPGDLLIRGHAGERSASLSVLVNGRPVSAGAAYALGWQLEGRLPGHYAWVVEGGHRPHRRNEHWARRISDQRGYGLAGQAVLRMRNIRLESGGTRGRRTAGFGSRGTGEDAWATVEEFETEFVEDFEDFGTESAEDFEEYEEFAELEPDWEASTSNPPADRDSGPLSDNEWGLVRTWQSLGRVGIDPLTADPGHNALLIAGAIFCARSMSRRVEAKDEDPLLCIDGEVTRADPRVRQLAVQVGARGEIVNWAAATVEQRILRVMTLLVDVHGFSPEGAAGVVGNLTAESGVIPNRVERSKPNSPMTAPDRSGKVREFTAEQVMNRSATQGPRAPGIGLAQWTSKSRRSGLFQFQNRGADILFDMTAQVAYLVHELRTSYAKIFDQVARASSADTASDVILRRFEVPRSMLTPEGKLRPITDPAAQKVLAARRRLAGQALRIFNTARSPAGR, encoded by the coding sequence ATGGATCCGGCCCTCCGGCAGCTGATCGAGTTCGGCGGCCCGGATGACGAGGTGTCGGTGCTGGTGCGGCTCGGCGGCGGGGCGGCGCTACCCGAGGCGGTCCGGGTGGTCTCACGTTTCGGGCCGATCGCGACGGTCCGACTGCCCCGCATTGCCGTCGCGGAGCTGCGTGCACACCCAGATGTGTTGAGCGTCAAGGCACCTCGCTTGTATCGGCCCGATGTTTTCACCGATTCGGCCGGGATCGCCGATCTCGCGGTGCTCGACACCGACGGCCGGCGACCGTCGGATCCGGTCGTGTCCGGTCGCGGTGTGGTCGTCGGGGTGGTCGACTGGGGGCTGGACTTCACCCACCCGGCCTTCCGCACCTCGGATGGCCGTACCCGCCTGCTGGCCCTCTGGAACCAGCAGCCCGGGCCCGACCCGAGTGCGCCGAACCGGTTCGGCTACGGGCGAATTCACACCGCCGCCGAGATCGACGCCGCCCTCACCAGCCCGGATCCCGTCGCCACCCTCGGATATGACCCCGCGCTGTCGGATCTGGGGATCGGGGCACACGGCACCGCGACGACCTCCATTGCCGCGGGATCGCCGTGCGGCGGGATCTCCGGGGTCGCCCCGACCGCGGCGCTCGTCTTCGTCCACCTGTCGACCTGGGGTCCGGACGGCCCACAGGATCTGGGCGATTCCGTCGCGCTGGTGGAGGCCATCGACTTCATCCAGCGCGTCGCGGGTGAGCGGCCGTGGGTGATCAATCTGAGCATGGGTCGCCATGGCGGCCCGCACGACGGCAGCACACTGGTCGAGCAGGCCCTCGACGCCGCGGTGCTCGCAGGGCCCGGCCGCATGGTCGTGCAATCGTGCGGCAACTACTTTCAGACGTCCACCCATGTCGAAGGGCAGCTGCTGGCCGGTTCGGAAGCACGAATTCCGTTGTGCACCAACGCATCTTCGGTGGCACACGAGGTGGACCTCTGGTATTCGGGCCTGGACCGGATCACGGTGGGCCTGTGTGCCCCGCAGGATGAACCCCGCATATTCACTCGCCCCGGTGACAGCGACACGCTGACGATCGACGGTGCGGACATGGCGCGGATCGCGCATCGCACCGGCGATCCGAACAATGCCCGCAACGAGGTGCTGATCCGCCTCGAGCCAGATGCACCGGACGGGGTCTGGCACATCGTGCTACGCGGGATCGATGTGGTCGACGGTCGTTACCACGCCTGGGCCGAACGCGAGCCGATCCGACGCGATCAGCTGCACTTCCCCGTCGATATCGCAGCCGTGACGACCACCACCGGATCGATCTGCAACGGCCTGCGCACCCTCACCGTCGGCGCCTACGACCAGCACAGCCCCGGTTGGCCCGCAACCGATTTCAGCAGCAGCGGTCCGACGGTCGACGGTCGCCACAAACCCGATCTGCTGGCCCCCGGACGTGACGTGCTGGTCGCCCGCAGCCGTTCGAGTAGCGAAATTCCCGGTGAGCCAGCACTTTTCACCCGCATGAGCGGAACAAGCATGGCCGCGCCCCATGTCACCGGGGCTGTCGCCTGTCTCCTCGAGCAATTCGGCGGGAGCGCTCCGGCCGGGCAACTGCGCCGCCACCTACTCACGAGCTGCCGTCCCTACGGGGCGGACGACACCTTGCGCGCGGGCAACGGCTACCTCGACCTCGCCACGGCCCTCACCGATTCCGACCTCGTCCAGTCGCCTACTGCGGAGAAACCCATGGAAGAACTCGACGCCCTCGATCCGTCCGTCGCCTCGGACGCTGCCCCCGCACCCCCGCCGGATACTTCAGCCGTCGCCGAGCCCGTGGCATCGCCGCCGGACACCCCAGCGGGCGCCGAGCCCGAACCAGCCAAATCCGTTGCCGGACCGACGCCGCCGCCGGATGAACCGATCGCGGAACCACCGTTGCCGCCGCCTCGTCGAAGGTGGCCATCCGGTCCACCCGACGGTGGAGGATCGCGCGCCACCGCTCAGCCGGCACGGCTCCCGAATCCCGATGCGGTGCTCCGTGCCCTGAAGACCACACCCCAGGAGTTGTTCAATGCGTTCGTACTGAAGCTCGATCCCTTCACCGCCATCGAGTTGAACCGATACCTGGAATGTGTCGCCGACTCACGACGGCGGATCACCACGCTGCGCCCGGGTGATCTGCTGATTCGCGGCCACGCCGGCGAGCGCAGTGCCTCGCTGTCCGTGCTGGTGAACGGTCGTCCCGTTTCCGCCGGCGCGGCTTACGCGCTCGGATGGCAGTTGGAGGGTCGTCTGCCCGGGCATTACGCCTGGGTCGTCGAGGGCGGCCACCGTCCTCACCGACGGAATGAGCACTGGGCCAGGCGCATCAGCGATCAGCGCGGGTACGGCCTTGCGGGACAGGCGGTCCTGCGCATGCGCAACATCCGGCTCGAGTCGGGCGGAACGCGCGGACGCCGGACAGCGGGCTTCGGGTCGCGCGGCACAGGCGAGGACGCATGGGCCACCGTCGAAGAGTTCGAGACCGAATTCGTCGAGGACTTCGAGGATTTCGGAACCGAGTCCGCCGAGGACTTCGAGGAGTACGAGGAATTCGCGGAACTCGAACCCGACTGGGAAGCGAGTACGAGCAATCCGCCGGCCGACCGGGACAGTGGCCCACTCAGCGATAACGAATGGGGACTGGTCCGGACATGGCAAAGCCTGGGACGCGTCGGAATCGATCCGCTCACGGCCGATCCCGGACACAATGCGCTGCTGATAGCCGGTGCGATTTTCTGTGCCAGGTCGATGAGCCGGCGAGTCGAAGCCAAGGACGAGGACCCACTGCTGTGCATCGACGGCGAGGTCACCCGAGCCGATCCCCGAGTGCGTCAACTCGCTGTGCAGGTGGGTGCGCGCGGTGAGATCGTCAATTGGGCGGCGGCCACCGTGGAGCAGCGGATCCTCCGGGTCATGACACTTCTGGTGGATGTGCACGGGTTCAGCCCGGAAGGCGCCGCGGGTGTCGTCGGCAATCTCACGGCGGAGTCCGGTGTGATTCCGAACAGGGTCGAACGCAGCAAGCCCAACTCTCCGATGACCGCGCCCGACAGATCGGGGAAGGTGCGGGAATTCACCGCCGAACAAGTCATGAACCGCTCTGCGACGCAAGGCCCTCGGGCCCCCGGTATCGGGCTGGCGCAGTGGACCTCGAAATCACGACGCAGCGGGCTGTTCCAATTCCAGAATCGAGGCGCCGACATACTCTTCGATATGACCGCGCAGGTGGCATACCTCGTCCACGAATTGCGGACCAGCTACGCCAAGATATTCGATCAAGTGGCGCGTGCCTCCTCGGCGGACACTGCTTCCGACGTGATTCTCCGCCGCTTCGAGGTACCCCGATCGATGCTCACCCCGGAGGGCAAACTCCGGCCGATCACGGACCCGGCCGCGCAGAAGGTCTTGGCAGCCCGCAGGAGGCTCGCGGGTCAAGCACTACGCATC
- a CDS encoding DUF418 domain-containing protein, translated as MTDSIATAGPNTTDNQPTRPTARRVVALDVLRGIAILGTLGTNIWIVTHREGMLGYIHELQQPAHGWLWLERVLQQSVQGKYLGLLTIMFGIGLAIQQRSAQRAGRRWPGSYPWRAILLLLDGLLNFLFVAEYDVLMGYAVTGLIVSFILATSERAQRRWLITAAAVHFALLTVMALGMIFALNLDSGGHKPLDPNPYATGSFWDLVVFRVQHIDSFRFEPIFISAMSLALFLTGALLYRAGVFLPEGARLRKRLMIIGFGIATPIDLLIGILGSGDMFVFCRYGTAAFVSFGILALVAEFYVRRPRLGFAGRRLTEIGRTALSCYILQNLIASFLCYGWGLGLAKDVSDDARVPFTVGIFLLVALIIATSAHFWLRRFERGPVEWLWNRSYRALAREQ; from the coding sequence ATGACCGATTCGATCGCCACTGCGGGACCGAACACCACCGACAACCAACCGACCCGGCCGACCGCGCGACGGGTGGTGGCGCTCGACGTGCTGCGCGGCATCGCGATTCTCGGCACCCTCGGCACCAACATCTGGATCGTCACCCATCGAGAAGGGATGCTGGGCTACATCCACGAGCTGCAGCAGCCCGCACACGGCTGGCTGTGGCTCGAGCGGGTGCTGCAGCAATCCGTGCAGGGCAAATACCTCGGCCTGCTCACCATCATGTTCGGCATCGGGCTGGCCATCCAGCAGCGCTCCGCACAGCGTGCCGGACGGCGCTGGCCCGGGAGCTACCCGTGGCGCGCCATCCTGCTGCTCCTCGACGGCCTGCTCAACTTCCTGTTCGTCGCCGAATACGACGTGCTGATGGGCTATGCGGTGACCGGCCTGATCGTCTCCTTCATCCTCGCGACGAGTGAACGCGCACAACGGCGTTGGCTGATCACCGCGGCGGCCGTCCACTTCGCGCTGCTGACCGTGATGGCGCTCGGGATGATCTTCGCCCTCAACCTGGACTCCGGGGGCCACAAGCCGCTGGATCCGAATCCCTATGCGACCGGTTCGTTCTGGGATCTCGTCGTATTCCGGGTGCAGCACATCGATTCGTTCCGGTTCGAACCGATATTCATCTCCGCGATGTCGCTCGCGCTGTTCCTGACCGGCGCGCTGCTGTACCGTGCGGGCGTCTTCCTGCCCGAGGGCGCACGGCTGCGTAAGCGGCTGATGATCATCGGTTTCGGCATCGCCACACCGATCGACCTGCTCATCGGCATACTCGGCAGCGGCGATATGTTCGTCTTCTGCCGCTACGGCACCGCGGCATTCGTCTCGTTCGGCATCCTCGCGCTGGTAGCGGAGTTCTATGTGCGGCGTCCCCGGCTCGGGTTCGCCGGCCGCAGGCTCACCGAGATCGGGCGGACCGCGTTGAGCTGCTACATCCTACAGAACCTGATCGCATCGTTCCTGTGCTACGGCTGGGGACTCGGCCTCGCCAAGGACGTATCGGACGATGCCCGCGTGCCGTTCACGGTCGGCATCTTCCTGCTGGTCGCGCTGATAATCGCCACCTCCGCGCACTTCTGGCTGCGCCGGTTCGAGCGCGGTCCGGTCGAATGGTTGTGGAACCGCAGCTATCGCGCCCTGGCTCGCGAGCAGTAG
- a CDS encoding MDR family MFS transporter — MSISEPRADDARNHRLVLAVLPGLMAGIFLSALDVTVMSTSLKTIADGLGGLDLLAWATTAFLVTETVSGPIYGRLADIYGRKPLYLIAIVLFLVGSLTCAFAQSMYQLAAFRAIQGLGAGGLVTLPYTISADIMAPRDRARYQGYFLAVWVSASVLGPAVGGLFAGASSFLGIAGWRWIFLVNLPIGLVALAVIVKALNVKHYRQTTKVDYWGGVTILVAVAPILMLFESGRDWGWGSPLFVACLVIGLLGLSVFLVVQRRAGDAALIPLRLFRVQTYRMSVLIAATVGVGMFGAISLVPLYLQLVRGARPILSGLIMLPMMLGVIIATIASGAIISRRGRYKMLPVVGAAVTTVGMVGFGFVGVDTPMWVPVLLVVLFGIGVGSCTQAITMAAQNAVPARDTSAATASLTFIRQMASALGVALFLSLMFGTLRGSIASALRRATTEQDFAAATHDPAVAEMPRNAPLFDFLNGAQRIPSDSSFLDTMDQALARPFREGFASSINLVFLLGAGVMVLTCALALRMKEVPLRDRSVSQLLAEEAEEAGDAERA; from the coding sequence ATGAGCATCTCGGAACCGCGGGCGGATGACGCGCGCAACCACCGACTCGTACTCGCGGTGCTGCCGGGACTCATGGCCGGGATATTCCTGTCCGCGCTGGACGTGACCGTGATGAGCACCTCGCTCAAGACGATCGCCGACGGCCTGGGCGGACTCGACCTGCTGGCCTGGGCGACCACCGCCTTCCTGGTCACCGAAACCGTATCGGGGCCGATCTACGGCAGGCTCGCCGATATCTACGGCCGCAAACCGCTCTACCTGATCGCGATCGTCCTATTCCTGGTCGGCTCGCTGACCTGCGCTTTCGCTCAGTCGATGTATCAGCTCGCGGCCTTCAGGGCGATCCAGGGCCTCGGCGCGGGCGGACTGGTCACCCTGCCGTACACGATCAGCGCGGACATCATGGCGCCGCGGGATCGCGCGCGGTACCAGGGCTATTTCCTGGCGGTGTGGGTATCGGCGAGCGTGCTCGGCCCGGCCGTCGGCGGTCTGTTCGCCGGGGCCTCCAGCTTTCTGGGCATCGCGGGCTGGCGCTGGATCTTCCTGGTCAACCTGCCGATCGGACTCGTCGCGCTGGCCGTGATCGTCAAGGCGCTCAACGTAAAGCACTACCGTCAGACCACCAAGGTCGACTACTGGGGTGGCGTGACGATCCTGGTCGCCGTCGCGCCGATACTGATGTTGTTCGAGAGCGGACGCGATTGGGGTTGGGGCTCACCGCTTTTCGTGGCCTGCCTGGTGATCGGTCTGCTCGGATTGTCGGTATTCCTCGTGGTGCAGCGGCGGGCCGGTGATGCGGCGCTGATCCCGCTGCGCCTGTTCCGGGTGCAGACCTATCGGATGTCGGTCCTGATCGCCGCGACGGTCGGCGTCGGCATGTTCGGCGCGATATCCCTTGTGCCGCTTTATCTTCAGCTGGTGCGCGGGGCCAGGCCGATCCTGTCCGGCCTGATCATGCTGCCGATGATGCTGGGCGTCATAATCGCCACGATCGCCTCCGGGGCGATCATCTCGCGCCGCGGGCGCTACAAGATGCTGCCGGTGGTCGGCGCCGCGGTCACCACGGTCGGCATGGTCGGCTTCGGTTTCGTCGGCGTCGACACGCCGATGTGGGTGCCGGTTCTGCTCGTCGTGCTGTTCGGCATCGGCGTCGGCAGCTGTACCCAGGCGATCACCATGGCCGCGCAGAACGCCGTGCCCGCCCGGGACACCAGTGCGGCCACCGCCTCACTGACCTTCATCAGGCAGATGGCCAGCGCCCTCGGTGTGGCGCTGTTCCTGTCGCTGATGTTCGGGACATTGCGCGGCAGTATCGCGTCCGCACTGCGGCGGGCCACCACCGAACAGGACTTCGCCGCCGCGACACACGATCCGGCGGTGGCCGAGATGCCGCGCAACGCACCGCTTTTCGACTTCCTGAACGGCGCGCAGCGGATCCCGTCGGATTCGTCGTTCCTCGACACCATGGATCAGGCGCTGGCCAGGCCGTTCCGCGAGGGCTTCGCCTCGTCCATCAATCTGGTATTCCTGCTCGGCGCGGGCGTCATGGTGCTGACCTGTGCGCTGGCACTGCGCATGAAAGAGGTCCCGCTGCGGGACCGGAGCGTGTCGCAGCTGCTCGCCGAGGAGGCCGAAGAGGCCGGGGACGCGGAGCGAGCCTGA